The following nucleotide sequence is from Macrobrachium nipponense isolate FS-2020 chromosome 21, ASM1510439v2, whole genome shotgun sequence.
GAATCTCCAACAACACTTCTCCTCGTCCTCCCTCTCTGGAGATGTCATGGCggccccctcctcccccaccaccaccaccttccACAGATATGAAGAAGTAGACGATGTAGGCGATAAAAGCCCCGAACATTCCTATGGCGAAGATGCTGTACACGTCTAGACTCATCTTTCCGAAGCTATTCCCAAACATCCTGTTAATATAGAGGGTAAACGTAAGGTAATGAATAACAATAACTAATGCTAATACACCTGGGATAACTGAAATTGCAAACGAGAATATTATATAGGTCTAAGTTTTCGTACAGGTGACGCGTGTTGGTCAGAAACCTTCGCAAATCAATAAGCTTTTATTTTTCGTGACGCACGACAAATATTGGGCTTTTAAGGAAGCTTATGATTCTAGGCCATTTTACGTGCATATGTTCAATATCTAGCTCTGAGCTGTTTAGTTTTTacggaaatgagagaaaaaaaaaaaacacaaataaaagaaatgtcatcTTACCCTCCACCACTCCGCCGATTCCCGCCCAGTTCTGAGAGCAGAACCCCTGCAATGTCTGCCATCCCCAGTCGCTGCTCGAATTCGGTTGGGTTCTCCTGATAAAGTCTTATTAATTGTTCAAGTTTATGGGAATTCGGTCCGTTGTTTTTATCGTTATCGAATAGACCCCTGTCCCTTTGTCCTCTTGGGGCGGTGTTGGTGCTAGGCCGAGGGTTTAGGTCAAAGCCGAAGCCGTTGAAGGCTTTGGTTTGAGAGGGGGCGTAACCGTTAAACCGCTGTTGGTGTTGATGACGGTTTACGTTGTTGATCAGACTTCCACCCAAATCAAGGTTGCCTTTGGCACTGCCATTCTGGTCGTGGTCGTAATCGTCATAATAGGGGTCGTTGTCGATGTCATGGTTCGTGTCGTAGTTGTGGTTTCTGTAGACGCCTCGTAGATTGTAGTCGTTCTCATTGTTTTGGTCGTCGTGGTTCCTAACGCTGTCTGAGAAGACGCGGGTGTTGTGTTGCTGGTCCTCGGTGTTGTATACTATAGTACCATAGCCGCTCGTAACGAAGTCGCCAAGGGTAGTGTATCGACCATATGGTCCGAAATGCCGTTGCCTGCTTGCTTTGGTTCCTTGGGATCCTGCTTGGGCTAGATGGAAAAGCAGCGTGAGCAGCGCTTGCGCCGTCAGTAGGATCTGAAAAAAAGAGGATGTTGGTTATTGAAAGCAAATGAGGTACCGAATTAAGCTGACTTTAAAGACCAGATTTATTTGTGACTGAACAATAGAAATGTAGATCAATTGTAGATCATACAAATATGACAGATAAAGATAACAATCATTCTGTGAAATTGGCAAATGATattgaattatgaaaaaattattatacgTAATGTTAATGccttgttttataaatatataaactctagatgaaaataaacaacgcttattttcatatgaaaaaccAGCGTCTCGTAATTTTCCATCGATCGATCCAGTATTCTGAAAAGATATGTCTGTTGGGAAGGAAGAGCAACCACAACTAAAATGCATTGCTTAGTACGTTGCCATAGGAGTTGCTTTAGGAGTGAGCATAAATAGAGCGATGTAATTAATTATGCATTCCCGTTGTCACTCGTGAGAGCTCTGCCATTACCAAGTACGTATAAGAAACACCAAGTAGTCAGTTCGGTTTAATCACAGGTCATCTGTCACAGAGGACTAGGAAAAGCCATGTGATATGTAAATAATCAAGGAAGTGCCGTAACATTGTTGTCTAGTCATCCTCGAAGGGGTTGTTTATAGCCTCAGGAAGGAGAACAACGGTGTTGCGACCTACTGGACGCTGCGGTAGCAAGAGTACGAGAGCTGGCGTATCCTTAGGGAAGGGACAAAACGGTTTTGGTTTGTGTTGGGGGGCGCTCGTTGACGCATAGCTGAccaaacctcttcttcttcttcttcttcttcttcttcttaatgtcGTTGTTGTGGTAGTAGTTGCGATCTCCCTAGACCCTGGTTATGGTAGTACTAGTTATTCAAAAGGAAGAACCTCCCTcccttgaatgtttttttttttttcgttagacgttttaagaatttgttaatgGTCTTAAGGGTTGAAAATTTTTGTTGAGAAGtgtaagaataaatatttatatgtaatctATCTTCTGCTTATTGTGTAAATCATTTTTAACCTGACCAGTAAACTGCATCTGTCTATACGCACAGatatgtagtacgtatgtatgcataggcctatgcatatatatatatatatatatatatatatatatatatatatgtgtgtgtgtgtgtgtgtgtgtgtgtgtgtgtgtgtacacatctcTTAATTAATTCGCCTACAGGAAATTAACAAGATAAAGTAAGTAACTTCACCTTACGAATATCCATTGCATTTCTTTTGGTTTGCTCCTTGATATATTCATCTCCATTGAGCCTGGCATGGTTAAACACATTAGGATATCATACAGTCGGCTTCTGGATCACACCTTAGGGATCTTTAGCGGGCACCAAGTGCCCTCTTCGTTAAATAGGTCGGAAAGCGTTCGACCTGTCCTCGGGTCCTTCGTAACGGGGCAGGTTGGTTGAAAGACCCCCGGTGGACATAGTCTTCAgcgactcattttttttttctttctttcttttacccccgggaggggggggggggggcgttgtgtAACGAGGATGAGCGATTGCTAGAGATGCCCGGGTATCTAGAGCTTGACCTTCACTGATAACCTCGGGCATGTATCACTTATATAGGGCATCTTCCCGTAACTTGCCCCCGTATCACGGATGAGTGGAGTGGGTATAGTTTGGTAAATTATGGATAAATTtgtccttatttttatatatatgtatttatacacaatatatgtatatatatatatatatatatatatatatatatatatatatatatatatatatatatgtcagtcttactctttcttttgtatggtAGGTGTTTCTAaagattttagtgaagtttgcttttgaaggtactgttgaattttaacttttaactcttTACTTtactgaga
It contains:
- the LOC135197554 gene encoding uncharacterized protein LOC135197554 — encoded protein: MILLTAQALLTLLFHLAQAGSQGTKASRQRHFGPYGRYTTLGDFVTSGYGTIVYNTEDQQHNTRVFSDSVRNHDDQNNENDYNLRGVYRNHNYDTNHDIDNDPYYDDYDHDQNGSAKGNLDLGGSLINNVNRHQHQQRFNGYAPSQTKAFNGFGFDLNPRPSTNTAPRGQRDRGLFDNDKNNGPNSHKLEQLIRLYQENPTEFEQRLGMADIAGVLLSELGGNRRSGGGMFGNSFGKMSLDVYSIFAIGMFGAFIAYIVYFFISVEGGGGGGGGGRHDISREGGRGEVLLEILNDVTNAFARWAVFENLPHVRANRTEAEEEPTKES